The Acanthopagrus latus isolate v.2019 chromosome 6, fAcaLat1.1, whole genome shotgun sequence genome includes a region encoding these proteins:
- the si:dkey-43k4.5 gene encoding potassium voltage-gated channel subfamily S member 2 — protein sequence MVKESLPSWVHQDSDEGLVHVNVGGLKRSLCSSTLKKFPDTRLGKLLACDSEEDILQVCDDYDVQQKEFYFDRNPGLFPYVLHFYQTGKLHIMEELCVFSFSQEIEYWGINEFFLDSCCSYRYHDRKLESSRHRSWDDESDVSSIDTSVDEISDLNRDMQHFQEVRYGNVRKCLWLTLENPGYSIPSKLFSLVSIGVVLTSIATMCINSMPEYQTFDSEGKMVEDTTMQALEVFCTCWFTFEVVTRLLLAPNRKKFFHHPLNIIDMVSVVPIYITLLFDLTVGAESELGNLGRLIQVFRLMRIFRVLKLARHSTGLRSLGATLRHSYREVGILLLYLAVGVSVFSGIAYTAEYEEDVGLDTIPACWWWGTVSMTTVGYGDVVPVTVAGKLAAGGCILGGTLVVALPITIIFNKFSHFYRRQKALEASVRNNNRRKMRLSCEKEPEDEEEEDEDEEDEDEGSDGDSRCLDDDDMEEDDIDYVDDGGVINYSYVEHPSYTSILKMKELRQL from the exons ATGGTGAAGGAGAGTCTGCCCAGCTGGGTCCACCAGGACTCAGACGAGGGTCTGGTCCACGTGAACGTCGGCGGTCTGAAGAGGAGTCTCTGCTCCAGCACGCTGAAGAAGTTCCCCGACACCAGACTGGGAAAACTGCTGGCGTGTGACTCAGAGGAGGACATCCTGCAG gtgtgtgacgACTATGACGTGCAGCAGaaggagttttattttgataggaaCCCCGGCCTCTTCCCTTATGTCCTCCACTTTTATCAGACCGGCAAACTCCACATCATGGAGGAGCTGTGTGTCTTCTCCTTCag TCAGGAGATCGAGTACTGGGGCATCAATGAGTTTTTCctggacagctgctgcagttatCGCTACCACGACCGCAAGCTGGAGAGCAGCCGGCATCGCAGCTGGGACGACGAGAGCGACGTCAGCAGCATCGACACGTCCGTGGACGAGATCTCCGACCTCAACAG AGACATGCAGCACTTCCAGGAGGTGCGTTATGGGAACGTCAGGAAGTGTCTGTGGCTGACGCTGGAGAACCCGGGATACTCCATCCCCAGCAAGCTCTTCAGTCTGGTGTCCATCGGAGTGGTGCTCACCTCCATCGCCACCATGTGTATCAACAGCATGCCGGAGTACCAG aCTTTTGACAGCGAGGGGAAGATGGTGGAGGACACCACCATGCAGGCTCTGGAGGTTTTCTGCACCTGCTGGTTCACATTCGAG gtGGTGACGCGGCTGCTGCTCGCGCCGAACAGGAAGAAGTTCTTCCATCACCCTCTGAACATCATCGACATGGTGTCTGTGGTGCCCATCTACATCACTCTGCTCTTCGACCTGACGGTGGGGGCGGAGTCTGAGCTGGGAAACCTGGGACGACTCATTCAG gtgttcAGGTTGATGAGGATCTTCAGAGTATTGAAGTTGGCCCGACACTCGACAGGACTGAGGTCTCTGGGAGCGACACTTCGG CACAGTTACCGTGAGGTCGGCATCCTGCTGCTGTATCTGGCTGTCGGCGTGTCCGTCTTCTCTGGAATCGCTTACACCGCCGAATATGAGGAG GATGTGGGTCTGGACACCATCCCGGCCTGCTGGTGGTGGGGGACGGTGAGCATGACCACGGTGGGTTACGGGGACGTGGTGCCCGTCACGGTGGCCGGGAAGTTGGCGGCAGGCGGCTGCATTCTGGGCGGCACCCTGGTGGTGGCGCTgcccatcaccatcatcttcaacAAGTTCTCCCACTTCTACCGGAGGCAGAAAGCTCTGGAGGCGTCGGTGAGGAACAACAACCGCAGGAAGATGAGACTGAGCTGTGAGAAGGAGcccgaggacgaggaggaggaggacgaggacgaggaggacgaggacgaggggTCGGACGGGGACAGCAGGTGTCTGGACGACGACGACATGGAGGAGGACGATATAGACTACGTGGACGACGGAGGCGTGATCAATTACAGCTACGTGGAACATCCATCGTACACGTCGATACTGAAGATGAAGGAGCTGCGTCAGCTGTGA